Proteins from one Vibrio coralliirubri genomic window:
- a CDS encoding LysR family transcriptional regulator — translation MKSTELNLIPIFVAIYEEQNLSRAANRMDISQPAVSKALARLRDIYDEPLFHRTTSGVEPTTFAIDIYPAMAAALKNFTSTLSASRDFDPKTSGRVFSIACVSAASYEMMPKVMQLISQVAPGIALEVHPLFTEDYESDLRLQRHDVIVDMTPKGRTMLKHEVISTEELVVVCSSDHPTVGDTIDMEQFLALEHVVVSRWHARKSLLSSEHYSDLEKRRIVYRAAGVVEMLPVIEGSEYIGVMPISSVRCFAEKYAVKTLPLPFELEDLDMCMIWHPSRTNEPSHKWLRAKIKAAAKELSS, via the coding sequence ATGAAAAGTACCGAACTAAATCTAATTCCTATATTTGTTGCTATCTATGAAGAGCAGAACTTATCTAGGGCTGCTAATCGCATGGATATAAGCCAACCAGCAGTGAGTAAAGCACTTGCAAGGTTGAGAGATATCTATGATGAGCCACTGTTTCACCGCACCACATCAGGCGTAGAGCCAACCACATTTGCTATTGATATCTATCCTGCAATGGCTGCCGCACTTAAAAACTTTACTTCTACTTTATCCGCATCAAGAGACTTCGATCCTAAAACCTCAGGCCGTGTGTTTTCCATTGCTTGCGTCTCGGCAGCGAGCTACGAAATGATGCCAAAAGTAATGCAGTTAATCAGCCAAGTCGCGCCAGGTATCGCGTTAGAGGTTCACCCGCTGTTTACCGAAGACTATGAGTCCGATTTAAGGCTTCAAAGACATGACGTGATTGTTGATATGACGCCTAAAGGAAGAACCATGCTTAAGCACGAGGTGATTTCTACAGAAGAGCTGGTCGTGGTGTGTAGTAGTGATCATCCTACGGTTGGCGATACGATCGATATGGAACAGTTCTTAGCACTCGAACATGTTGTTGTATCAAGGTGGCATGCGCGCAAAAGCTTATTGAGCTCAGAGCACTACAGTGACCTTGAGAAACGTAGAATCGTGTATCGCGCAGCGGGCGTTGTAGAGATGCTGCCTGTTATCGAAGGCTCTGAGTATATCGGTGTAATGCCTATTTCATCGGTGCGTTGTTTTGCTGAAAAGTACGCGGTAAAAACACTGCCATTACCCTTCGAGTTGGAAGACCTCGATATGTGTATGATTTGGCATCCAAGCCGTACTAATGAACCAAGCCATAAGTGGTTACGAGCTAAGATCAAAGCGGCAGCAAAAGAGTTATCAAGTTAG
- a CDS encoding IS5 family transposase, which yields MPKPRYKTTNWKQYNRSLINRGSLTFWIDEEAISGWAQSKQNKRGRPRRFSDLAITTALMVKRVFSMPLRALQGFIDSIFRLAHVPLSCPHYTCISRRAKQVEVSFKTKTRGAIQHLAIDATGLKVYGEGEWKVKKHGTDGKRRVWRKLHIAVDTNTHEIIAAELSLSTVTDGEVLPNLLKQTRRSILEVSGDGAYDTRACHAAIKIKGAIALIPPREGAAFWERGHPRNLAVGCQKLYDSNKYWKERYGYHKRSLSETAMYRVKQLLGGKLSLRNYNAQVGETYAMIKALNKLTGLGMPETCRID from the coding sequence ATGCCTAAGCCTCGTTATAAAACAACCAACTGGAAGCAATACAACCGATCACTCATTAACCGTGGTTCTCTGACTTTTTGGATTGATGAAGAAGCAATAAGCGGATGGGCGCAAAGCAAACAGAATAAGCGCGGTAGGCCGCGTCGGTTCAGTGATTTAGCTATCACGACAGCACTCATGGTCAAACGAGTTTTTTCTATGCCATTGAGAGCGCTGCAAGGATTTATCGACTCGATATTTAGGTTAGCCCATGTACCGTTAAGTTGTCCGCATTACACCTGCATCAGTCGTAGAGCCAAGCAAGTTGAGGTTTCATTTAAGACTAAAACGAGAGGAGCGATACAGCACCTAGCCATTGATGCTACTGGCCTTAAGGTTTATGGCGAAGGTGAATGGAAAGTCAAAAAACATGGGACGGATGGCAAGCGTAGAGTCTGGCGAAAGCTGCATATTGCAGTCGATACCAACACTCATGAGATCATTGCCGCCGAGCTAAGTTTATCGACGGTTACAGATGGAGAAGTACTCCCGAACTTACTGAAACAAACACGCCGAAGTATCCTTGAGGTGTCTGGTGATGGCGCTTACGACACGAGAGCGTGTCACGCTGCTATTAAGATTAAGGGAGCTATTGCGCTTATTCCCCCAAGAGAAGGGGCTGCCTTCTGGGAGCGTGGTCACCCTCGAAATCTCGCCGTGGGTTGCCAGAAATTATACGACTCAAATAAGTATTGGAAAGAGCGGTATGGATACCACAAACGTTCACTCTCAGAAACAGCGATGTATCGAGTTAAACAGTTGCTAGGAGGGAAACTGAGCTTAAGAAATTACAATGCCCAGGTGGGTGAAACTTACGCGATGATAAAAGCGTTGAACAAGCTTACTGGGTTAGGTATGCCTGAAACTTGTCGTATTGACTAA
- a CDS encoding substrate-binding domain-containing protein produces the protein MNKRLNFAGLLLATTCYSQSFAGNHEDDFFQYAEEKVMRAVSNQRTWDGPMQGPAVRHEKNVIFVASDLRNGGVYGVGKGISEAISNINWHLRFIDGLGSEVRQGAVIRKAIGFEPDAIVLGGIDAVRHKTILKQAEDLGIVVIGWHATELVGGNPEIGLYTNITTDPLDVAEVAALLAIVNSNGRAKTVVFTDPNYEIAMIKANAMVNTIKRCGTCDVLELNYLPLDKIAEQMPATLKNLDDQYGEKITHILAINDLYIDYAIPSLESNLEEYRLIPQNISAGDGSKAAYKRINSGQFQLATVPEPLYLQGWQIVDELNRAFNQMPPSGYSAPVHLVTPDNVEELISQSDKGIYDPKNGYREAYLKIWKPQ, from the coding sequence ATGAATAAGAGATTAAATTTTGCGGGTTTGTTGCTCGCTACTACTTGCTACTCTCAGAGTTTTGCGGGTAATCATGAAGACGATTTCTTCCAATATGCTGAAGAAAAAGTGATGCGTGCGGTTTCCAATCAGAGAACTTGGGATGGCCCAATGCAAGGCCCTGCGGTGCGTCATGAAAAAAACGTTATTTTTGTCGCGTCTGATTTACGTAATGGTGGCGTTTACGGTGTGGGTAAAGGTATCTCTGAGGCGATTTCAAACATCAATTGGCATCTGAGGTTCATTGATGGCTTAGGCTCAGAAGTACGCCAAGGTGCAGTTATCCGAAAAGCGATTGGCTTTGAACCCGATGCCATTGTTCTTGGCGGCATTGACGCTGTTCGACACAAAACCATTTTGAAACAAGCGGAAGATCTCGGAATCGTTGTTATTGGCTGGCATGCGACTGAGCTTGTTGGTGGCAACCCAGAAATCGGCTTATACACCAACATCACCACCGACCCTCTCGATGTGGCGGAGGTGGCCGCGCTACTCGCGATTGTTAACTCAAACGGGCGAGCAAAAACCGTGGTGTTTACCGACCCGAACTATGAAATTGCGATGATCAAGGCCAACGCGATGGTCAACACCATCAAGCGTTGCGGTACCTGTGATGTACTTGAACTGAACTACTTACCGCTCGATAAAATTGCCGAGCAGATGCCTGCAACATTGAAAAACCTTGATGATCAATATGGCGAAAAAATAACGCATATCTTAGCCATCAACGACCTCTACATTGATTACGCGATCCCTTCTTTGGAATCTAATCTCGAAGAGTATCGGCTAATACCACAAAACATTTCAGCGGGTGACGGCAGCAAAGCCGCGTACAAAAGAATCAATAGCGGTCAATTCCAACTGGCGACGGTACCTGAACCCTTATATCTACAAGGTTGGCAAATTGTCGACGAGCTCAATCGAGCATTCAACCAGATGCCTCCGAGTGGCTACTCTGCCCCTGTGCATCTCGTCACGCCCGATAATGTTGAAGAACTCATCAGCCAGTCAGACAAAGGCATCTACGACCCTAAAAATGGCTACCGTGAAGCGTATCTGAAAATTTGGAAGCCACAATGA
- a CDS encoding substrate-binding domain-containing protein: protein MPGQLYKNILPTLLTACFCLPLYVNADGVRSEADVKKLEKFQETVSGEPISLAPMSVEKPVRIALIYPSADISDFWTRNYTALKERLIALELPFEISEFTSRQIEHSLQTQYIEQVLNSETPYDFVIFGPSELGIQAGNIQKLSASKDFKTFIWAFHTPNEQWKHQPDSWFDFSSAMGAEVLCDHVVKELGNEVEFSANRGIPGITDTQRSQGFIDCVEEKGDWLTVYEHFGQYQKIGGADGIRLVLGNFPEVTMVHNANTAMTMGAVDALNKADMLSQIYVTGWGGTAKEIEKIRSDELDATPMRMSDDLGVATAEAIKFHLEEREAEVPLVYLGRITVVHNKMNDDQLNQLTREAFRYSGKN from the coding sequence ATGCCGGGTCAACTTTATAAAAATATTTTACCAACCCTACTGACAGCGTGTTTTTGCCTCCCTTTGTACGTCAATGCAGACGGTGTAAGGTCGGAGGCTGATGTAAAGAAACTTGAAAAATTTCAAGAGACTGTAAGTGGCGAGCCAATTTCATTAGCTCCGATGTCGGTAGAAAAACCGGTAAGAATTGCGCTGATTTATCCAAGTGCAGATATTTCTGACTTTTGGACCAGAAACTACACCGCATTGAAGGAGAGGCTCATCGCTTTGGAGCTGCCTTTTGAGATCAGTGAGTTTACCTCAAGGCAAATTGAGCACTCATTACAGACCCAATACATCGAGCAAGTCCTGAATTCTGAGACGCCTTATGACTTCGTCATTTTTGGTCCTTCTGAATTAGGTATCCAAGCCGGCAACATTCAAAAACTGTCCGCTTCCAAAGATTTCAAAACCTTTATTTGGGCGTTTCACACACCGAATGAGCAATGGAAACATCAACCAGACAGCTGGTTTGATTTCTCAAGCGCGATGGGGGCTGAGGTGCTTTGTGACCATGTGGTGAAAGAACTCGGAAATGAAGTCGAGTTTTCAGCCAATCGAGGAATTCCGGGAATAACAGATACTCAACGTTCACAAGGTTTCATTGATTGCGTAGAAGAAAAAGGCGATTGGTTAACGGTGTATGAGCACTTTGGGCAATACCAGAAGATAGGTGGAGCCGACGGGATTCGTTTGGTGCTCGGTAACTTCCCCGAAGTGACCATGGTTCACAATGCTAATACTGCGATGACAATGGGAGCGGTGGATGCTTTAAACAAGGCTGACATGTTGTCTCAAATCTATGTGACGGGTTGGGGCGGTACTGCGAAAGAGATAGAAAAGATTCGTTCCGATGAATTAGACGCGACGCCTATGCGAATGAGTGATGACCTTGGTGTGGCAACGGCCGAAGCGATTAAGTTTCACTTGGAAGAGCGAGAGGCAGAAGTCCCGTTGGTTTACTTAGGTCGTATCACCGTTGTGCACAATAAGATGAATGACGACCAATTAAATCAGCTAACCAGAGAAGCGTTTCGTTACTCGGGCAAGAATTAG
- a CDS encoding alkaline phosphatase family protein has protein sequence MQYTKLSGLTLALLCALPASAAEKPNLVLQITVDGLRADLIERYKRNFGEGGFRYLMDDGTYYTNANYQHGNTETIVGHVSLATGAPPSVHGMVGNVWYDRSEERLVYNVEDGNYQMLTSGAGVDKATEIDPTQKTAQGDGRSPEPILSTTFGDELTISNSGKSKVFGVSVKDRGAISLAGHSGKAFWFSKAQSEFVTSNYYYDEYPDWVSRWNEKAIAAQYSKQKWELSLPREKYTLQEHDTEHKVKLGDFQRTFPHPYGPASYKYYSTTLTVSPAGDEITENFASTLLMQEKLGQGDVTDYLSVSFSSNDYVVHLYGPESLETEDNLIRLDKTLAKLFKTVDNQVGLENTLIVLSADHGVPESSPAANALGFNQAQYFNKDTLLSSGVEKRLKDEFGLTKDAIRLYAQPYIYLNHDLIAEKKLDLAKVQEAIADEIAKVKGVAFAVSSSDIATNRVPDTHVMQLIKNNYHPARSGDVYVVFAPRSYINDMEGLQIASTHGSPWKYDTHVPVIFAGYDVEAQKVSRAVTPYDIAPTLSNKLGITQPSGSIGEVLQEITE, from the coding sequence ATGCAATACACCAAGCTTTCAGGACTAACACTCGCGTTACTCTGCGCTCTTCCAGCTTCAGCTGCGGAAAAGCCAAATCTAGTCCTTCAAATCACGGTAGATGGCCTGCGCGCAGATCTAATCGAACGATATAAGCGCAACTTCGGTGAAGGCGGTTTCCGGTACTTAATGGATGATGGTACTTACTACACCAACGCGAACTACCAACATGGCAACACGGAAACGATTGTGGGCCATGTATCGCTTGCAACCGGCGCTCCACCGAGCGTACACGGCATGGTAGGTAACGTTTGGTATGACCGTAGCGAAGAACGTTTGGTGTATAACGTAGAAGACGGTAACTACCAAATGCTGACCTCTGGTGCGGGTGTCGATAAAGCAACAGAGATCGACCCAACGCAGAAGACAGCACAAGGCGACGGCCGCTCTCCGGAGCCAATACTCTCGACTACGTTTGGTGATGAGTTGACGATTTCCAATAGTGGCAAATCAAAAGTGTTCGGTGTATCTGTGAAAGACCGCGGCGCAATCTCATTGGCGGGACACAGCGGTAAAGCCTTCTGGTTCTCCAAAGCACAATCTGAATTCGTCACCAGTAACTATTACTACGACGAGTATCCAGATTGGGTATCGCGCTGGAACGAGAAAGCGATTGCTGCTCAGTATTCCAAACAGAAATGGGAGCTATCATTACCGCGTGAGAAATACACGTTGCAAGAACACGATACCGAACACAAAGTGAAACTCGGTGATTTCCAACGTACGTTCCCTCACCCATACGGCCCGGCAAGCTACAAATACTACAGCACCACCCTAACCGTTAGCCCTGCTGGTGACGAGATCACGGAAAACTTCGCTAGCACCTTGTTGATGCAAGAGAAGCTTGGCCAAGGCGACGTGACTGATTATCTGTCTGTAAGTTTCTCATCAAACGACTACGTGGTGCACCTTTACGGCCCTGAAAGCCTAGAAACAGAAGACAACCTTATCCGACTTGATAAGACTCTTGCTAAGCTTTTCAAAACCGTGGATAACCAAGTCGGGTTAGAAAACACATTAATTGTGCTGTCTGCCGACCACGGCGTTCCTGAATCTTCACCTGCGGCAAATGCGCTTGGCTTCAATCAAGCTCAATACTTCAATAAAGACACACTACTCTCGAGTGGTGTTGAGAAACGATTGAAGGATGAATTTGGTTTAACCAAAGACGCGATTCGCTTGTACGCACAACCTTACATCTATCTGAATCATGATCTGATCGCTGAGAAGAAGCTTGATCTGGCTAAGGTACAAGAAGCCATTGCTGATGAGATTGCAAAAGTGAAAGGCGTTGCGTTTGCTGTATCAAGCAGTGATATCGCAACCAACCGAGTGCCGGATACGCATGTGATGCAGCTAATTAAAAATAACTACCACCCTGCTCGTTCTGGCGACGTGTACGTGGTATTTGCACCGCGCAGCTACATTAACGACATGGAAGGCCTCCAAATTGCCTCTACACATGGTTCTCCATGGAAGTATGACACACATGTGCCGGTGATCTTCGCAGGTTACGACGTTGAAGCTCAGAAGGTATCACGAGCAGTGACGCCATATGACATTGCACCGACACTGTCGAACAAACTGGGAATCACCCAACCAAGCGGGTCAATCGGAGAAGTGCTGCAAGAAATCACGGAATAG
- a CDS encoding formylglycine-generating enzyme family protein: MKFLNYKQLATISSVTMTILLSGCASVPTHPIAQQIDQEMVLVEGGTFTMGSNDPEATKAERPARNVTVDSFYIAKFEVTQELFESVMGSSLSYFQNPQVPVNNLSWQQANYFVDQLNELTGEEYRLPTEAEWEFAAKGGNKSKGFTYSGSNNLDDVAWYSANSKNSAHPVGLKKPNELGLYDMTGNVGEFVIDAFDDTFYRFGPTDNPNSAKHSDVGLSHKSVRGGSFAYDENESESYRRDFASQSITMSDMGLRLVKDTN; this comes from the coding sequence ATGAAATTTCTTAATTACAAACAGTTAGCAACAATTAGCAGCGTCACCATGACTATTCTTCTGAGTGGCTGTGCAAGCGTGCCTACACACCCTATCGCCCAACAAATCGACCAAGAGATGGTGTTGGTTGAAGGCGGCACATTCACCATGGGGTCGAACGATCCAGAAGCGACCAAAGCAGAGCGTCCTGCACGTAATGTAACTGTAGATAGTTTCTATATTGCGAAGTTTGAGGTGACTCAAGAATTGTTCGAATCGGTGATGGGTTCATCTCTCAGTTATTTCCAAAACCCACAAGTTCCAGTCAATAACCTTAGCTGGCAACAAGCGAACTACTTCGTCGACCAATTGAACGAACTTACAGGCGAAGAATACCGTTTGCCTACTGAAGCTGAATGGGAATTTGCAGCGAAAGGTGGCAACAAAAGCAAAGGCTTTACTTACAGTGGTTCCAATAACTTAGATGATGTTGCGTGGTACTCAGCAAATTCTAAAAATAGCGCGCATCCAGTCGGGCTAAAGAAACCAAATGAACTAGGCTTATATGACATGACAGGAAACGTGGGCGAGTTTGTTATCGATGCCTTCGATGACACCTTCTACCGATTCGGTCCAACAGACAACCCTAACAGCGCAAAACACAGCGACGTCGGTTTATCACACAAATCGGTTCGCGGTGGCAGCTTTGCTTATGACGAAAATGAATCTGAAAGTTACCGTCGTGACTTCGCAAGCCAATCGATCACTATGTCAGATATGGGGCTGCGTTTAGTTAAGGATACGAACTAA
- a CDS encoding anaerobic sulfatase maturase, producing MHITQGPQYNGKASKRLHVMAKPIGAACNIDCKYCYYLSKQDLLEYKKGSSPRMDDETLETYIRQYIEGQNTPEIIFSWQGGEPTMLGLAYFERVVELQKKYQPKGVLISNDLQTNGTLLNDDWAEFLAKNNFLIGLSIDGPEMLHNAYRVNRAGRGTFKQVMAAVELLHKHQVKFATLTCVNNLTSQNALEVYRFLRDVVKSPQMQFIPIVEQKTFRTVAPQTSQVSEQLKQGDKRLIPGHKDSIMESWCVSDLAWGNFLISVFDEWAKNDIGKVFVQYFEASVETWIGRPNPLCTLNEICGKGLAMEPNGDVFSCDHYVYPEYKIGNIHHEKLDDLAYSAPQQKFGFAKSRTLTSQCQQCDYKFACHGECPKNRFIKTRAGEPGLNYLCAGWHKFFSHVDKSMAYIARAMGYPVAHGKFSDSVLMAHRAKQAQQATFETKF from the coding sequence ATGCATATTACTCAAGGTCCACAATATAACGGTAAAGCGTCTAAGCGCTTGCATGTCATGGCTAAGCCGATTGGCGCAGCGTGCAACATTGACTGTAAATATTGTTACTACCTAAGTAAGCAAGATTTGTTGGAGTACAAGAAAGGCAGTTCTCCAAGAATGGATGATGAGACGTTAGAAACCTACATCCGACAATACATCGAAGGTCAAAACACACCAGAAATCATCTTCTCATGGCAGGGCGGTGAACCGACCATGCTAGGTTTGGCGTATTTTGAACGCGTGGTTGAGTTACAGAAAAAGTACCAACCTAAAGGCGTATTAATTTCAAACGATTTACAAACCAATGGTACTTTGCTGAATGATGATTGGGCTGAGTTTCTTGCGAAGAATAACTTCCTGATCGGTTTGAGTATTGATGGTCCTGAAATGCTGCACAATGCCTATCGTGTCAACAGAGCTGGCCGTGGCACATTCAAACAAGTGATGGCGGCCGTGGAGCTGCTGCATAAACATCAAGTGAAGTTCGCAACGCTGACTTGTGTGAATAACCTCACCAGTCAAAATGCACTTGAGGTCTATCGCTTCCTACGTGATGTGGTGAAGTCACCGCAAATGCAGTTTATTCCTATCGTTGAACAGAAAACGTTCAGAACGGTTGCACCGCAAACATCCCAAGTGAGCGAGCAGCTCAAACAAGGCGACAAACGCCTGATCCCCGGACATAAAGATTCGATCATGGAATCGTGGTGTGTGTCGGACTTGGCTTGGGGTAATTTCCTTATTTCTGTATTTGATGAGTGGGCCAAGAACGACATCGGCAAGGTGTTTGTTCAGTATTTTGAAGCGAGCGTAGAAACATGGATTGGGCGTCCGAATCCACTGTGTACCTTGAATGAGATATGCGGAAAAGGCTTGGCAATGGAGCCAAATGGCGACGTATTTTCATGCGACCATTATGTTTACCCTGAATACAAGATTGGCAATATTCATCACGAGAAACTTGATGATTTGGCGTACAGCGCACCACAGCAAAAGTTTGGTTTTGCTAAATCCCGCACACTGACCAGTCAATGTCAGCAGTGTGATTACAAGTTTGCTTGTCATGGTGAGTGCCCTAAGAACCGCTTTATCAAAACTCGAGCAGGCGAACCGGGCTTGAACTACTTATGTGCAGGTTGGCATAAGTTCTTTTCTCATGTCGATAAGTCGATGGCGTACATCGCTCGTGCAATGGGGTATCCAGTGGCTCATGGCAAATTCAGCGACTCAGTATTGATGGCGCATCGAGCAAAACAGGCGCAACAAGCGACGTTCGAGACCAAGTTTTAA
- a CDS encoding HEAT repeat domain-containing protein codes for MMKKSLATAVALLVSTSALISTSAMAANSVQQTVDAPAQNINQVLEMTDTQTRIQQLSYMAQDQNQSVENRTGALQELASYPSQNALVAVARGLKDQNPEVREAAVIGSEPYQLEHRWALVSPLLKDSDTMVRHTATSNLVRDFNALDDEQKAQIEPPVTELISFLETQESEKYQLLFADVLRWHNDWDKAETVYLELINTHPKEAQVWLSYADNFRAQNKDKQAVEVLDRGLESVPNNAALHYSKSLTLVRLEDKTAAAKEIEVAAKLAKDNSYYWYLNGVLQEELDIDKSTKSFEKAYLISGSPEQLYAVCDIYVRYGNEKTDDCLGELGKVAPDYVIEQLKEKRVAPSS; via the coding sequence ATGATGAAGAAGAGTTTAGCGACGGCTGTTGCTTTATTGGTTTCAACGTCCGCATTGATTTCAACGTCTGCGATGGCTGCGAATAGCGTTCAACAAACGGTTGACGCGCCAGCACAAAATATCAATCAAGTGCTTGAAATGACGGACACTCAAACCCGTATTCAACAATTGTCTTACATGGCACAAGATCAGAATCAATCTGTTGAAAATCGTACTGGTGCACTGCAAGAGCTTGCTTCATACCCAAGCCAAAATGCGCTGGTGGCTGTTGCTAGAGGCTTAAAAGATCAAAACCCTGAAGTGCGTGAAGCGGCAGTTATCGGTTCTGAACCTTACCAACTTGAACATCGCTGGGCGTTAGTTTCACCTCTGCTAAAAGACAGCGATACCATGGTTCGCCATACGGCAACGTCAAACCTAGTCCGTGACTTCAATGCGTTAGATGACGAGCAGAAAGCACAAATTGAACCACCAGTCACAGAGCTTATTAGCTTCTTGGAAACGCAAGAATCTGAAAAGTACCAATTACTGTTTGCTGATGTGCTTCGATGGCACAACGATTGGGATAAGGCGGAAACGGTTTATCTAGAGCTGATCAATACTCACCCAAAAGAAGCACAAGTTTGGTTGAGCTACGCAGATAATTTTCGAGCTCAGAACAAAGACAAACAAGCAGTCGAAGTATTAGATCGTGGTTTAGAGAGTGTGCCAAACAACGCCGCACTGCATTATTCGAAATCGTTGACTTTGGTTCGCCTTGAAGACAAAACTGCGGCAGCCAAAGAGATTGAAGTGGCCGCGAAGCTAGCGAAAGATAACAGCTATTACTGGTACCTAAATGGGGTGTTACAAGAAGAGTTGGATATCGACAAGTCGACTAAATCGTTCGAGAAAGCATATTTGATCTCTGGTTCTCCAGAGCAATTATATGCGGTCTGCGATATCTATGTGCGCTACGGAAATGAAAAGACCGATGATTGCTTGGGTGAGCTAGGTAAAGTGGCTCCTGATTATGTTATTGAGCAGTTGAAAGAGAAACGAGTAGCGCCAAGCTCATAA
- a CDS encoding helix-turn-helix domain-containing protein, which yields MSKYSRELKCIIAKQYLDGTSSLYLAKQYSISSRQIRYWAQVFAIHGTDSFLPTNHAATAQTKRKALNLMWTNEWSLTHTSAVLNLSSPGILSVWLKRFNELGIKGLEMRQKGRPSMKQQPQRTTKPDNEMTLEELKEELVYLRTENAVLKKLEELEQKKNRRTKKKRS from the coding sequence ATGTCCAAATATAGCCGAGAGCTAAAATGTATCATTGCTAAGCAATACTTAGATGGCACGTCATCTCTCTACTTAGCAAAACAATATTCAATTTCTTCAAGGCAGATACGGTATTGGGCTCAAGTCTTTGCCATCCATGGTACTGATTCATTTTTACCAACTAATCATGCCGCGACTGCTCAAACAAAACGAAAAGCATTGAATTTAATGTGGACGAATGAATGGTCTCTCACGCACACTAGCGCTGTATTAAACCTCTCATCCCCTGGAATACTCTCTGTCTGGCTTAAACGATTTAATGAGCTCGGTATCAAGGGGCTCGAAATGCGCCAGAAAGGAAGACCCTCAATGAAACAGCAACCTCAACGTACCACTAAGCCTGATAATGAAATGACACTTGAGGAGCTAAAAGAGGAGTTGGTCTACTTACGAACCGAGAATGCCGTTCTAAAAAAGTTGGAAGAGTTGGAGCAGAAAAAAAACCGTCGAACAAAGAAAAAGCGGTCATAG
- a CDS encoding IS3 family transposase: MALTLKGKYPLKHLLHTLQLAKSVFYYQAQTSKRQNSYERELRLIKSIYHEHKGRYGYRRIHLELKNQGFVLNHKTVQRLMAQLNLKSTVRIKKYRSYRGESGKAAPNVLERDFSATQPDEKWVTDVTEFKVKEQKVYLSPVVDLFTQEVVAYRVAKNACLPLVTDMLTEAISTLKPNSKPIIHSDQGWQYRHRQYQKKVAESGLTQSMSRKGNCLDNAVAENFFALLKTEMYHNQSFEDADALIEQIKEYIEYYNTKRIKVKLKGLTPIEYRTQALKAA; encoded by the coding sequence ATAGCTCTAACTCTTAAAGGCAAGTACCCATTAAAGCACTTACTGCACACTCTACAGTTGGCAAAAAGTGTCTTTTATTATCAGGCTCAAACGAGCAAGCGCCAAAATAGCTACGAACGTGAGCTGCGGTTGATAAAGTCAATTTATCATGAACATAAGGGGCGATACGGCTACCGCCGTATTCACTTGGAACTAAAGAATCAGGGGTTCGTGCTTAATCACAAAACGGTTCAAAGGCTTATGGCTCAGCTCAACCTTAAATCGACGGTCAGGATTAAAAAGTATCGTTCATACCGAGGAGAGTCAGGAAAAGCTGCTCCCAACGTTCTTGAAAGAGATTTTAGTGCGACTCAACCCGATGAAAAGTGGGTAACTGATGTCACGGAGTTCAAAGTCAAAGAGCAGAAAGTATACTTATCTCCCGTTGTCGACTTGTTTACTCAGGAGGTGGTTGCTTATAGAGTGGCCAAAAATGCCTGCTTGCCGCTTGTCACAGATATGCTGACGGAAGCTATATCAACGCTTAAACCCAACTCAAAGCCAATTATACATAGCGATCAAGGTTGGCAATATCGCCATCGACAGTATCAGAAAAAGGTAGCGGAGAGTGGGTTAACGCAAAGCATGTCGAGAAAAGGTAACTGCTTGGATAATGCTGTTGCTGAAAACTTTTTTGCTTTACTCAAAACCGAGATGTATCACAACCAAAGCTTTGAAGATGCAGATGCTCTGATAGAGCAGATTAAAGAATACATCGAGTACTACAATACCAAACGTATAAAAGTGAAACTAAAAGGCCTGACTCCGATAGAATATCGAACTCAGGCCTTGAAAGCCGCTTAA